A genomic segment from Torulaspora globosa chromosome 3, complete sequence encodes:
- the RRT5 gene encoding Rrt5p (ancestral locus Anc_7.188), with product MSSTECTRLYISNLNFSSDETELFDYFKDYGVVSVLIPSQTVRGFRNNHIRPLGIAYAEFESSEKLKEAVDNLNGKAFKGRELRLKPYVPYSPTNVNKRLKRRNHLLRFRLNIPAKEKELAPSTDPVSIVSVSHQQNEPELLSDEEKAMADVIQESEFSEDTVYCGYLPKGVTDTDLREYFKDFNPQEIWIFRTKLTRSKHFQIHRHLTAALVSFETDADSRQISESLQKKKLLGKRIVIKPAYQAKIEELKQLSKDKVIAEKEIVEQSPEQPESDKNMDE from the coding sequence ATGTCCTCCACTGAGTGCACTCGGCTCTATATTTCCAATCTAAATTTCTCTTCAGACGAGACGGAGCTGTTTGATTATTTCAAAGATTATGGGGTGGTTTCTGTGTTGATTCCCAGCCAAACAGTTCGCGGTTTCAGAAACAATCACATACGTCCCTTGGGAATTGCCTATGCTGAGTTTGAGTCttctgaaaaattgaaagaagcagTCGACAATTTGAACGGCAAGGCTTTCAAGGGAAGGGAACTGAGATTGAAGCCTTATGTGCCCTACTCCCCCACAAACGTCAACAAAAGATTGAAGCGGAGAAACCATTTGTTAAGATTCAGGCTCAATATACctgcaaaagagaaagaactggcCCCATCAACTGACCCGGTGTCTATAGTGTCCGTATCTCATCAACAGAATGAGCCTGAACTTTTgtcagatgaagagaaagctATGGCAGACGTCATTCAGGAGTCAGAATTCAGTGAAGATACTGTATATTGTGGTTATTTGCCCAAGGGTGTCACTGACACAGACCTTCGTGAGTAtttcaaggatttcaaTCCACAGGagatctggatcttcagAACTAAGCTTACTAGAAGTAAGCATTTCCAGATCCATCGCCATCTCACCGCTGCTTTAGTGTCTTTCGAGACAGATGCGGATAGCCGCCAGATTTCAGAATCgttgcagaagaagaagctacTAGGTAAAAGGATAGTCATCAAACCTGCCTATCAAGCcaagattgaagaattaAAACAGCTCTCGAAGGATAAAGtcattgctgaaaaggaaatTGTTGAACAATCTCCGGAGCAGCCAGAATCTGATAAAAACATGGATGAATAG
- the RPL2A gene encoding 60S ribosomal protein uL2 (ancestral locus Anc_7.187), with protein sequence MGRVIRNQRKGAGSIFTSHTRLRQGAAKLRTLDFAERHGYIRGVVKQIVHDAGRGAPLAKVVFRDPYKYKLREEIFIANEGVHTGQFIYAGKKASLNVGNVLPLSSLPEGTIVSNVEERPGDRGAIARASGNYVIIIGHNPDENKTRVRLPSGAKKVISSDARGVVGVVAGGGRVDKPLLKAGRAFHKYKVKRNSWPKTRGVAMNPVDHPHGGGNHQHIGKASTISRGAVSGQKAGLIAARRTGLLRGSQKTQD encoded by the exons ATGG GTAGAGTTATTCGTAACCAAAGAAAGGGTGCTGGTTCCATCTTCACCTCCCACACCAGATTGAGACAAGGTGCTGCCAAGTTGAGAACTTTGGATTTCGCCGAACGTCATGGCTACATCCGTGGTGTTGTGAAGCAGATTGTTCACGATGCCGGTAGAGGTGCTCCATTGGCTAAGGTTGTCTTCCGTGACCCATACAAGTACAAGTTGCGTGAAGAAATCTTCATTGCCAACGAAGGTGTCCACACCGGTCAATTCATCTACGCTGGTAAGAAGGCTTCTTTGAACGTTGGTAACGTTTTGCCATTGTCCTCTCTTCCAGAAGGTACCATTGTCTCCAACGTTGAGGAAAGACCAGGTGACAGAGGTGCTATTGCCAGAGCTTCCGGTAACTACGTTATCATCATCGGTCACAACCCAGATGAAAACAAGACCAGAGTTAGATTGCCTTCCGGTGCCAAGAAGGTCATCTCTTCCGATGCCAGAGGTGTCGTCGGTGTTGTCGCCGGTGGTGGTAGAGTTGACAAGCCATTGTTGAAGGCTGGTCGTGCTTTCCACAAGTACAAGGTTAAGAGAAACTCCTGGCCAAAGACCCGTGGTGTTGCCATGAACCCTGTTGATCACCCTCACGGTGGTGGTAACCATCAACATATTGGTAAGGCTTCTACCATCTCAAGAGGTGCTGTTTCCGGTCAAAAGGCTGGTTTGATCGCTGCCAGAAGAACTGGTTTGCTACGTGGTTCTCAAAAGACCCAAGACTAG
- the SMC2 gene encoding condensin subunit SMC2 (ancestral locus Anc_7.186), producing MKIEELIIDGFKSYATRTVISDWDPQFNAITGLNGSGKSNILDAICFVLGIASMTTVRASSLQDLIYKRGQAGVTKASVTVVFDNSDKSNSPIGFTNSSKISVTRQVVLGGTSKYLINGHRAPQQSVLQLFQSVQLNINNPNFLIMQGKITKVLNMKPTEILSLIEEAAGTKMFEDRKDKAERTMAKKEAKLQENRSLLREEIEPKLEKLRNEKRVFIKFQEIQSELEKTERIVHAFSYDEMASKKDSFDQHLKTSSEQSEKLKDCIAKISNEIDSLNEDFRETKKAKQKEIDEQGKLSHLEKSEGELLNELSRAKAQLDICNENQNDVEMKLGQTKSTIEKNEKEYQTKLAKYKETEKTYRELNKKLGDLRNVQKGKEELLSALQTGVSSTGVADAGYNEQLSAAKQRLNDCELSVKKLTLKMDHLQREFASNVPKLQQAEKEQAEGAKHVEKSQKMCEDLQRQIANFGYDAALVNDLRKEQSDLRQQLSKLNNESSYLKRKVANVEFTYSQPHREFDPLSVKGVAARLFTLSEQNYDSATALQVCAGGRLYNIVVDNEKTASKLLERGRLRKRVTIIPLNKIAARTLDNQKLELARNLAPGKVELALNLVGYEEDVSKAMQFIFGNSLICHDAETAKKVTFHPQIRTRSITLQGDVYDPEGTLSGGSRSNTTSLLIDLQKYNAVMQQIQEMETRLKSCSDKLDAQEAAFRKTKALQNELSLAHHKLKMAQRDLEGNDAAQIIKRNRELQKEIEDCKIEINSKTSSVREYESEVLAIQNDIEEFSHDKGSKLAQLKQESKSLHGKIESLSEEVETVYDAYQSLQLDTEQLSTEISSAHEAIRELTQMREKLEAQKRSIDVQMNSAQNSLNSIRADLKEEQRRLLHINEELNELDTIIKNKIETRRTFELELQKLTNDLNRYNNNSSSIHEKLSDLLRDHDWLKDKGLVAGIIQQNCGINLEQTRERLAYLQEQFQELKRKVNPNIMSMIENLEKKESSLKAMISTIEKDKIKIQETIAKLNEYKKDTLIKTWNKVTVDFGNIFADLLPNSFAKLVPIEGKEVTEGLEVKVKLGNVWKESLIELSGGQRSLVALSLIMALLQFRPAPMYILDEVDAALDLSHTQNIGHLIKTRFKGSQFIVVSLKEGMFTNANRVFRTRFQDGTSVVGLM from the coding sequence ATGAAGATTGAAGAGTTAATTATCGATGGATTCAAGTCGTATGCGACCCGGACGGTAATCTCTGATTGGGATCCTCAATTTAATGCCATAACAGGGTTGAACGGTTCAGGCAAATCGAATATATTGGATGCCATATGTTTCGTTCTTGGTATTGCTTCGATGACCACCGTAAGGGCCTCCTCGCTACAGGATCTGATATATAAGAGGGGTCAGGCGGGAGTGACGAAGGCTAGTGTTACCGTGGTGTTCGACAACTCTGACAAGTCGAACTCGCCCATTGGCTTCACAaactcttccaagatctcAGTTACAAGACAAGTTGTTCTTGGCGGTACTTCCAAATACCTGATAAACGGACATAGGGCTCCACAGCAATCGGTGCTGCAGTTGTTTCAGTCGGTTCAACTGAATATCAACAACCCAAACTTCCTTATCATGCAAGGCAAGATCACCAAAGTGCTGAACATGAAACCTACAGAGATTCTGTCGCTCATTGAGGAGGCTGCTGGGACGAAGATGTTCGAagacagaaaagacaaGGCTGAGCGAACGATGGCTAAGAAGGAAGCAAAATTGCAGGAAAATAGATCCCTGCTACGAGAAGAGATCGAACCTaaattggaaaaattgCGAAATGAGAAGAGAGTAtttatcaaatttcaagagattcaATCGGAGTTAGAGAAGACTGAACGGATTGTTCATGCGTTCAGCTATGATGAGATGGCCAGCAAGAAGGACTCATTTGATCAGCATTTGAAAACAAGCAGCGAGCAGTCtgagaagctgaaagactGCATTGCGAAGATCTCAAATGAGATTGATAGTCTGAACGAGGATTTCCGAGAAACGAAAAAGGCAAAGCAGAAGGAAATCGACGAGCAGGGCAAGCTCTCTCATTTGGAGAAAAGTGAAGGTGAGTTACTCAATgagctttcaagagctAAAGCACAATTAGACATCTGTAACGAAAACCAAAATGATGTTGAAATGAAACTGGGCCAAACAAAGTCGACCATCGAGAAAAATGAAAAGGAATATCAAACCAAGTTAGCTAAATACAAAGAGACTGAGAAAACGTATCGGGAGCtcaacaagaaactggGAGACCTGAGAAATGTGCAGAAGGGGAAAGAGGAGTTGCTCTCGGCGCTACAAACCGGTGTGTCGTCTACAGGCGTCGCGGATGCAGGATACAACGAGCAATTGAGCGCAGCAAAACAAAGGTTGAATGATTGTGAACTATCGGTAAAGAAACTGACACTTAAGATGGATCACTTGCAAAGGGAGTTTGCATCAAATGTTCCTAAACTACAGCAGGCTGAGAAGGAACAGGCTGAAGGAGCAAAACATGTCGAGAAATCTCAGAAAATGTGCGAAGACCTCCAAAGACAGATTGCGAACTTTGGCTACGATGCTGCACTTGTGAACGACTTGAGAAAAGAGCAGAGTGATTTGAGACAGCAGCTCTCAAAGCTTAATAACGAAAGTTCCTATCTGAAGCGAAAAGTTGCTAATGTGGAGTTTACTTACTCTCAGCCGCATCGAGAGTTCGATCCGCTATCGGTCAAAGGTGTTGCTGCGCGGCTATTTACGCTGTCAGAGCAAAATTACGACAGCGCTACGGCTTTACAGGTTTGCGCCGGAGGGAGGCTTTATAACATCGTTGTAGATAACGAGAAGACTGCTTCAAAACTGCTTGAGAGAGGTAGGCTACGGAAACGTGTTACAATAATTcctttgaacaagatagCAGCAAGAACACTCGATAatcaaaaacttgaacTTGCCCGAAACCTTGCTCCGGGAAAGGTAGAATTAGCCTTGAATTTGGTTGGCTATGAGGAAGACGTTTCAAAAGCTATGCAATTTATCTTCGGGAATAGCTTAATATGCCACGATGCAGAAACGGCAAAAAAAGTCACTTTCCATCCACAGATACGCACGAGAAGCATAACATTACAAGGTGATGTTTACGATCCTGAAGGTACTCTATCTGGCGGTAGCAGAAGCAACACTACATCTTTGCTCATCGATCTCCAAAAATATAATGCCGTGATGCAGCAAATACAGGAAATGGAGACTAGATTGAAGTCTTGTTCCGATAAATTAGATGCTCAGGAAGCAGCGTTTCGGAAGACCAAGGCTCTGCAAAATGAATTGAGCTTAGCACATCACAAGCTTAAAATGGCCCAGAGAGATTTGGAAGGCAACGACGCTGCCCAGATCATCAAAAGGAACAGGGAGTTGCAAAAAGAAATCGAGGACTGCAAAATCGAAATCAATTCTAAAACTTCCTCAGTCAGAGAATATGAAAGCGAAGTACTAGCCATCCAGAATGACATAGAGGAATTCAGCCATGACAAGGGATCTAAGCTAGCGCAATTGAAGCAAGAATCGAAGTCGTTACATGGAAAGATCGAATCTTTATCGGAGGAGGTGGAAACTGTATATGACGCATATCAAAGCCTGCAGCTCGATACTGAACAGCTTTCAACTGAAATCTCATCAGCGCATGAAGCTATTCGGGAACTGACTCAAATGCGGGAGAAGTTAGAAGCTCAAAAAAGGTCAATAGACGTTCAGATGAACTCTGCTCAAAACAGTCTAAACAGCATCCGAGCTGATTTAAAGGAAGAGCAAAGACGGCTTCTACATATAAATGAGGAACTAAATGAATTAGACACCATCATAAAGAATAAAATTGAAACAAGGAGAACCTTCGAATTGGAGCTCCAAAAACTAACAAATGATCTCAACAGATACAATAACAATTCTAGCTCAATCCATGAGAAACTATccgatcttcttcgagacCATGACTGGTTGAAAGATAAGGGACTTGTAGCTGGTATAATACAGCAAAACTGCGGAATAAACCTTGAGCAGACTAGAGAAAGGCTCGCATATTTGCAGGAGCAGTTTCAGGAACTAAAGAGAAAGGTAAACCCCAACATTATGAGCATGATTGAGAACctcgagaagaaggaaagcTCGCTCAAGGCAATGATAAGCACAATTGaaaaggacaagatcaagattcaagaaacGATAGCAAAACTGAATGAGTATAAGAAAGACACTTTAATTAAGACGTGGAACAAAGTTACGGTTGATTTTGGTAATATTTTTGCCGATCTTCTTCCCAATTCTTTCGCTAAATTGGTGCCtattgaaggaaaagaagtaACTGAAGGTTTGGAGGTCAAGGTTAAATTGGGCAATGTCTGGAAAGAGAGCCTCATAGAGCTCTCAGGTGGGCAGCGCTCTTTGGTAGCATTGTCCCTAATCATGGCACTATTACAATTTAGGCCGGCACCTATGTATATCTTAGATGAGGTGGACGCTGCGCTAGACTTAAGCCACACGCAAAACATTGGCCATCTTATCAAAACGAGGTTCAAAGGTTCTCAGTTCATTGTGGTCTCTCTAAAGGAGGGTATGTTCACAAATGCCAACAGGGTATTCCGGACAAGGTTCCAAGATGGGACTTCCGTGGTAGGTCTCATGTAA